The following are from one region of the Mycolicibacterium helvum genome:
- a CDS encoding LLM class flavin-dependent oxidoreductase: protein MPAKFFWFLPTNGDSRSIVGASHASAHHTIPDGYRAPTRRYLAEVARAADRLGFEGVLTPTGTWCEDAWLTAASLLAETERLKFLVAFRPGLVPPTLAAQQAATLQRFSDGRLLLNIVSGGDDVEQQRFGDWLSHDQRYARTGEFLEIVKSVWAQDSFDFDGEHYKVRDGRVSEPPNPLPEFYFGGSSPAALPIAAEHVDVYLTWGEPPQAAAAKINEVRALAEARGRKLRFGIRLHTITRDTSAAAWAVAEELLSELTPDQIEQATKLHASSESEGQRRMTALHGGRTDKLEIYPNLWAGVGLVRGGAGTALVGSHEEVANLIWEYHTVGFDEFILSGYPHLEEAYWFAEGVFPILRAKGVLAA from the coding sequence GTGCCTGCAAAGTTCTTTTGGTTCCTGCCGACCAACGGTGACAGCCGGTCCATCGTGGGTGCGTCGCACGCATCGGCGCACCACACGATTCCGGACGGGTACCGCGCGCCGACCCGGCGGTATCTGGCCGAGGTGGCCAGGGCGGCTGACCGGCTCGGTTTCGAAGGGGTGCTGACGCCGACCGGAACATGGTGCGAGGACGCCTGGTTGACCGCTGCGTCGTTGTTGGCCGAGACGGAGCGACTGAAGTTCCTGGTGGCGTTTCGGCCCGGCCTGGTACCGCCGACCCTGGCCGCGCAACAGGCGGCGACGCTGCAGCGGTTCTCCGACGGTCGACTGCTGCTCAATATCGTCAGCGGCGGCGATGACGTGGAACAGCAACGGTTCGGTGACTGGCTCAGCCATGACCAGCGGTATGCGCGCACCGGCGAATTCCTGGAGATCGTCAAATCGGTGTGGGCCCAGGACTCGTTCGACTTCGACGGGGAACACTACAAAGTTCGCGACGGGCGAGTATCAGAGCCACCGAACCCGTTGCCGGAGTTCTATTTCGGCGGCTCTTCTCCCGCGGCGCTGCCGATCGCGGCCGAGCACGTGGATGTTTATCTGACCTGGGGTGAACCGCCGCAGGCCGCGGCGGCCAAGATCAACGAGGTGCGCGCGCTGGCCGAGGCGCGCGGGCGCAAGCTGCGCTTCGGTATCCGGCTGCACACCATCACCCGCGACACCTCGGCCGCGGCGTGGGCGGTTGCCGAGGAGCTGCTCAGCGAGCTGACACCCGACCAGATCGAGCAGGCCACCAAGTTGCATGCCAGCTCGGAGTCCGAGGGGCAGCGTCGGATGACGGCCCTGCATGGTGGGCGCACCGACAAGCTGGAGATCTATCCGAACCTGTGGGCCGGTGTGGGCCTGGTCCGCGGGGGAGCTGGAACCGCGTTGGTCGGTAGCCACGAAGAGGTCGCCAACCTGATCTGGGAATACCACACCGTCGGGTTCGACGAGTTCATCCTGTCCGGCTATCCGCACCTGGAAGAGGCCTACTGGTTCGCCGAAGGCGTCTTTCCGATCCTGCGCGCCAAGGGAGTGCTCGCCGCCTAG